A region of Hydrogenimonas cancrithermarum DNA encodes the following proteins:
- a CDS encoding FtsW/RodA/SpoVE family cell cycle protein — MKHTLMFDRRILTHFDFFLILFILPLILISLTLVKEISPALFRKELFYIGLGFVVFFIFFLIPWRSLRWLIPFFYWSTILLLISVDLFGVTKLGAQRWLQLPFIGMTIQPSELFKPAFILMLGHLIQENPPPPGGYRLKQFLKFSFYILLPFLLIAKEPDLGTALVLLIIGYGVLFLVGVHWKIWAGIAITLAVAAPFLYSNLHDYQKKRIHDFLAEKPSYHVQQSIIAIGSGGMTGKPKEEATQTQLKFLPIASSDFIFAYFVERFGFVGAAGLIFLYALLILHIFSLGIHAHADYFIRVTAYGIAFLLFVYTSVNILMTIGLAPVVGVPLPLLSHGGSSFINFMVLFGILENFIAFRFNFLYNSGSKVTFL; from the coding sequence ATGAAACATACATTGATGTTCGACAGACGCATTTTAACACACTTCGACTTTTTCCTTATTCTTTTTATTTTGCCGCTCATTCTCATCTCTTTGACCCTCGTAAAAGAGATAAGCCCTGCTCTTTTTCGCAAAGAACTCTTTTACATCGGGCTCGGTTTCGTAGTGTTTTTCATCTTTTTTCTCATTCCATGGCGATCTTTACGGTGGCTGATCCCCTTTTTCTACTGGTCGACGATACTATTGCTGATCAGTGTCGATCTTTTCGGTGTTACGAAACTGGGTGCACAGCGCTGGCTGCAACTTCCTTTTATCGGCATGACCATTCAGCCCTCCGAACTATTCAAGCCCGCCTTTATCCTGATGCTGGGGCACCTTATTCAGGAGAATCCACCACCACCTGGCGGTTACCGGCTCAAACAGTTCCTGAAGTTTTCGTTCTACATTCTGCTTCCCTTTCTGCTCATCGCCAAAGAGCCGGATCTCGGTACCGCCCTCGTTCTTCTCATCATCGGCTACGGCGTTCTTTTTCTGGTCGGCGTTCACTGGAAAATCTGGGCCGGCATCGCCATCACGCTGGCTGTTGCGGCACCTTTTCTCTACAGTAACCTGCACGACTATCAGAAAAAACGCATCCATGATTTCCTGGCAGAAAAACCGAGCTATCACGTTCAGCAGTCGATCATCGCCATCGGTTCGGGCGGTATGACGGGCAAACCCAAAGAGGAAGCGACACAGACCCAGCTGAAGTTTCTACCCATCGCCTCGAGTGACTTCATATTCGCCTATTTCGTCGAACGCTTCGGTTTTGTCGGTGCGGCGGGACTCATCTTCCTCTATGCGCTTTTGATCCTGCACATCTTCAGTCTGGGCATTCACGCCCACGCCGACTACTTCATTCGCGTCACAGCCTACGGTATCGCCTTTCTGCTTTTCGTCTACACCAGCGTCAACATCCTCATGACTATCGGCCTCGCACCCGTTGTCGGCGTTCCCCTACCCCTGCTCAGCCATGGAGGAAGCAGCTTCATCAACTTTATGGTCCTCTTTGGTATTTTGGAAAACTTTATTGCTTTTCGCTTCAATTTCCTGTATAATTCCGGCTCTAAAGTCACCTTTCTTTAG
- a CDS encoding helix-turn-helix transcriptional regulator gives MQKPFPGHKPSHTTKKERERRYAKSNERIAVILSRLYAGEILSMRELADEFDVNLRTIQRDVNERMAGFPIRKNGDRFGLKWAEQNETAFTPEEISVLELLDELSKKQGNAFYSKAHNLLKKLKATAANPFYAKLDMEDIGDKLTVATKIEKAIKQKRLLQCVYKMEENKHDIDIKPLKIANFEGFWYVIAMDARNDIVKKYLLRNISDITVQNETFDVSSEMEEKLENAINVWFDAGKEPFEVRLFIDAEVAKYFRVKPICKNQAIEGEDSDGSIEAVIKITHEMEIVPIVKYWMPHIHIVEPKWLDDMIRKDTEAYLSGEKMI, from the coding sequence TTGCAAAAACCGTTTCCCGGCCATAAACCTTCCCATACTACCAAAAAGGAGCGTGAACGCCGCTATGCAAAAAGTAATGAACGCATCGCCGTGATATTGTCGAGGCTATATGCGGGCGAAATTCTCTCCATGAGAGAGCTAGCCGACGAGTTCGACGTGAATCTGCGCACGATCCAGCGGGATGTCAACGAACGTATGGCCGGTTTCCCGATACGAAAAAACGGTGACAGGTTCGGGCTGAAATGGGCCGAGCAAAACGAGACGGCTTTCACTCCGGAAGAGATTTCGGTTCTCGAACTTCTCGATGAACTGAGCAAAAAACAGGGAAATGCATTCTACTCGAAAGCCCACAACCTTCTAAAAAAACTCAAAGCCACCGCCGCCAATCCCTTCTACGCGAAACTCGATATGGAAGATATCGGCGACAAACTGACGGTCGCTACCAAAATTGAAAAGGCGATCAAGCAAAAGCGTCTGTTGCAATGCGTCTACAAGATGGAAGAAAACAAACACGATATCGATATAAAACCGCTCAAAATCGCGAATTTCGAAGGGTTTTGGTACGTTATCGCCATGGATGCGAGAAACGATATCGTTAAAAAATACCTGCTGCGAAATATTTCGGATATTACAGTACAGAACGAGACATTCGACGTTTCCAGTGAAATGGAAGAGAAGCTTGAAAACGCCATCAACGTATGGTTCGATGCCGGTAAGGAACCGTTCGAGGTAAGGCTTTTCATCGATGCCGAAGTCGCAAAATATTTTCGAGTCAAGCCGATTTGCAAAAATCAAGCCATCGAGGGAGAGGACAGTGACGGCAGCATAGAGGCAGTCATAAAGATCACCCATGAAATGGAGATCGTTCCCATCGTCAAATACTGGATGCCGCATATCCATATTGTGGAGCCGAAATGGCTGGACGATATGATACGGAAAGATACCGAAGCGTATCTATCCGGCGAGAAGATGATTTAA
- a CDS encoding DUF262 domain-containing protein — protein MTEQSKKFQINIETICWKEIEKLKGEKNREVVFTIPVYQRRYAWKSEEVIQLLSDLVSWESDNPYFIGNIVVEKRDDGVYDIIDGQQRLTTLYLVAVMANKKTFELSYEVREGDNAFLQEIGRRFDARHVEELTQKSKADGVFKANIEAIESYISENRVELGTLLEKVKFALTILDREEVDIAKYFEVMNSRGKQLEKHQIIKANILDGLEEKERGIYARIWDYCSRMDSYVEEFIYRYIKRAYDKTSGNMKQTESMEKIRKGLIDLAFEPTYERAEKLFQKENGGDNTNTAKLSIENILSKKDVLSSSEESYEGVERYRSFLKFEYFLLHVLKLYSEEKESIEINDAKLLEQFERFKSAEKKEKKAFMNDLLAYRILYDYFVVKRQMDGDEPFFAVLETANKGLGIDRKAAEKDLKISRAIMNMQLLFNFTTDFFAQDWIYTVLKWIKSLENDVLSEKFYDRYLEFLKSLDKKAALTRLRKGDLKKMFYSYNGPPATTDGEDAKPWNLDEVLNRGTSTPHYWFYKLDYLLWEQELLESKFEKGEYEHPFSEEEKFKYEEIKKNFRLSRLNSIEHMKPQSKANDWGERCNGCKAKRSIDCFGNLALVTHHLNSSLLDDEVNKKYTIQRQLNRGTIESLKMIDFYSRIRNSQEMTIDHCREHHKEMVGILCKSLGVNGDRSCPA, from the coding sequence GTGACTGAGCAAAGTAAGAAGTTTCAAATTAACATCGAAACAATATGTTGGAAGGAAATAGAAAAGCTAAAAGGTGAGAAAAATCGGGAAGTTGTTTTTACAATTCCCGTATATCAACGGCGGTATGCATGGAAAAGTGAAGAGGTAATTCAGCTACTCAGCGACTTGGTATCATGGGAAAGTGACAATCCGTATTTCATTGGAAATATTGTGGTGGAAAAGAGGGATGATGGCGTATATGACATTATCGACGGTCAGCAGCGTTTGACGACACTCTACCTTGTCGCAGTCATGGCAAATAAGAAGACCTTTGAATTGAGTTACGAAGTAAGAGAGGGAGATAACGCTTTCTTGCAGGAGATTGGAAGAAGGTTTGATGCACGACATGTTGAGGAACTTACCCAAAAAAGCAAGGCGGATGGTGTTTTTAAAGCTAACATAGAAGCGATCGAGAGTTATATCTCGGAAAACAGGGTTGAGCTTGGAACTTTGCTTGAGAAGGTGAAGTTCGCCTTAACTATTCTCGATCGCGAAGAGGTCGACATCGCCAAATATTTCGAAGTGATGAACAGCCGGGGGAAGCAGCTGGAAAAACATCAGATCATCAAAGCCAATATACTGGATGGGCTTGAGGAAAAAGAGAGGGGTATTTATGCCAGAATATGGGACTATTGCTCTCGTATGGATAGCTATGTGGAAGAGTTTATCTACCGTTATATTAAAAGGGCATATGACAAAACTTCTGGGAATATGAAGCAGACGGAGAGCATGGAGAAAATCAGGAAGGGTCTGATTGACCTTGCGTTTGAACCAACTTATGAAAGAGCAGAAAAGTTGTTTCAAAAAGAAAATGGCGGAGATAATACAAATACAGCCAAGCTTTCCATTGAGAATATTTTATCAAAGAAAGACGTTTTGAGCTCTTCGGAAGAATCGTACGAGGGGGTTGAAAGGTACAGATCTTTTCTGAAGTTTGAATATTTTCTTCTTCATGTTTTGAAACTTTACTCCGAAGAAAAGGAGAGTATTGAAATTAACGACGCCAAGCTACTCGAGCAGTTTGAAAGATTCAAGTCTGCTGAGAAAAAAGAGAAAAAGGCTTTTATGAACGACTTGCTGGCCTATCGGATACTGTACGACTATTTTGTCGTAAAACGACAAATGGATGGTGATGAACCTTTTTTCGCGGTTTTAGAGACGGCAAACAAAGGATTGGGTATCGATAGAAAAGCAGCTGAAAAGGATCTGAAGATATCTCGGGCCATTATGAATATGCAACTGCTATTCAATTTCACGACAGATTTTTTCGCGCAAGACTGGATTTATACGGTATTGAAATGGATCAAAAGTTTGGAAAATGATGTTCTGAGCGAAAAATTTTATGATCGATATTTGGAGTTTTTGAAATCGCTTGACAAAAAGGCAGCTTTGACGAGGTTGCGAAAGGGAGATTTGAAAAAGATGTTCTATTCATATAATGGTCCTCCTGCAACAACGGATGGTGAAGATGCAAAACCGTGGAATTTAGATGAAGTGCTTAATAGAGGTACTTCTACGCCCCATTATTGGTTTTATAAACTCGATTATCTTCTCTGGGAGCAGGAACTCTTGGAATCTAAGTTTGAAAAAGGCGAGTACGAGCATCCTTTTAGTGAAGAGGAGAAGTTTAAATATGAAGAAATCAAAAAGAATTTTCGCTTATCCAGGCTTAATTCAATCGAACACATGAAGCCGCAAAGTAAAGCGAATGATTGGGGAGAGCGATGCAATGGCTGTAAAGCTAAGCGTAGTATAGACTGCTTCGGAAATTTGGCTTTGGTGACGCACCACCTGAACAGCTCGTTGCTTGACGATGAAGTTAATAAAAAATATACCATCCAGCGACAGCTCAACAGGGGAACGATAGAAAGTTTAAAAATGATCGATTTTTACAGCCGTATTCGAAATTCTCAAGAGATGACGATCGACCATTGCCGTGAGCATCATAAAGAGATGGTGGGAATTTTATGCAAATCATTAGGGGTAAACGGAGATAGATCATGTCCCGCCTGA
- a CDS encoding McrC family protein → MKPSNLNLVEYKAIYRSDVKEPKKEENGNIALPPKLFEALENFYFANADAQHFFQPAKVHGKKALRAKNYVGLVQFHDGTTIEILPKIADLENDIEGAREILLRMLRTLKKSPFRHLDKARLKATRLPLFEIFVSMFLEAVADLVRRGIKSDYISREENLKYLKGKLKIGEHLKRNFIHKERFYVAYDEFLSDRVENRLIKTTLQTLYKRSRSSVNQQRIREFLFVFDDIGTSHDHRSDFKKVKLDRQMAHYEQVLAWCRIFLLGQSFGPYRGRDVAFALLFDMNRLFESYVGAWFKVAKEYTDRKIVLQHGIHHLVYLEKKGREKDGKFRLKPDIVIDGGDIVADTKWKLLDEENKNQGVSQGDMYQLFAYGKKYEGCKELLLIYPKSHTKVEEMRYFFQDDLPLSVRFFDVKENRLCDGDEIL, encoded by the coding sequence ATGAAACCAAGCAACCTTAATCTCGTCGAGTACAAGGCGATCTACAGAAGTGACGTAAAAGAGCCAAAAAAAGAGGAGAACGGCAACATCGCCCTGCCGCCCAAACTTTTTGAAGCCCTCGAAAATTTCTATTTCGCCAACGCAGACGCCCAGCACTTTTTCCAGCCCGCTAAAGTCCATGGCAAAAAGGCGCTGCGGGCGAAAAACTATGTGGGGCTGGTCCAGTTTCACGACGGCACGACGATCGAGATTCTCCCCAAGATCGCCGATCTGGAAAACGATATCGAGGGAGCCAGGGAGATCCTTTTGCGCATGCTGCGCACGCTGAAAAAATCGCCGTTCCGGCATCTGGACAAAGCCCGGCTCAAAGCGACGCGCCTGCCGCTTTTTGAGATCTTTGTCTCGATGTTTCTCGAAGCGGTGGCCGATCTGGTGCGCCGGGGCATCAAAAGCGACTACATCAGCCGCGAAGAGAATCTCAAATACCTCAAAGGCAAACTCAAAATCGGCGAACACCTCAAACGCAACTTTATCCACAAAGAGCGCTTTTATGTCGCGTACGATGAGTTTTTGAGCGACAGGGTCGAAAACCGGCTCATCAAAACGACCCTGCAAACACTCTACAAACGCTCCCGATCGAGCGTCAATCAGCAGAGGATTCGGGAGTTTCTTTTCGTTTTCGACGATATTGGCACGAGCCACGACCACCGCAGCGATTTTAAAAAGGTGAAACTCGACCGGCAGATGGCCCACTACGAGCAAGTGCTGGCGTGGTGCCGCATCTTTCTGCTCGGGCAGAGTTTCGGCCCCTATCGCGGAAGGGATGTCGCCTTTGCGCTGCTTTTCGATATGAACAGGCTCTTTGAGAGTTATGTGGGAGCGTGGTTTAAAGTGGCGAAAGAATATACAGACAGGAAGATAGTCTTGCAGCACGGTATCCACCACCTGGTCTATCTGGAGAAGAAGGGAAGAGAAAAAGATGGAAAATTTCGTCTGAAACCCGATATCGTTATCGATGGGGGCGACATTGTCGCCGATACCAAATGGAAACTGCTCGATGAAGAGAACAAAAATCAGGGGGTATCGCAGGGCGATATGTACCAGCTTTTTGCCTACGGAAAAAAATATGAGGGGTGCAAAGAACTCCTTTTAATCTACCCCAAAAGCCACACAAAAGTAGAGGAGATGAGATATTTTTTTCAAGACGATTTGCCGTTGTCGGTCCGTTTTTTCGACGTAAAAGAAAACAGACTTTGCGATGGCGATGAAATACTTTGA
- a CDS encoding DUF262 domain-containing protein — protein MTYCLEDRIKNTEVSNIELLLNKNLTIPSYQRPYSWEDEQVTQLVEDLIEAWKEEKKIYLVGNLILQKSEKESPKEESLEIVDGQQRITTFALIEYALTGEFKAKFLTQSHFTPLSTEKIRRNHHLIKNRLEKSDVSKKKFQEFFKNRVCVTCTYADTLDEAFFYFDSQNTRGKPLARKDLLKVHHLRTMMDENEEETIKGIVKNWEHDEKVEDPKEVKYLGDDFLEFLFEQLLALARRSVRGELVEEDLTWMDVYREFRSEGGGDLLNNYNQPPLFERYEYDVQRDVVSYMPKIAPFAGPYMLNEGRKYLPFEVTQSIRGGLYFFLYAFKYSKQLKKLRDDPWFRLLDDVPGAGNHYLRKVYRASLLYFYDKFGKRDFQEFAALFFLTLSYYRFNKGKLYKQGVVKFEWNDMDGGEETKQWDPFKVISLKYASEHVVGDLRNYLIFYCDPKKWKKDSDSKTKNDFYDASSRESIDGAFLKQMEREIWGV, from the coding sequence ATGACCTATTGTCTTGAAGATAGAATAAAGAATACAGAGGTGTCTAACATTGAATTGCTTTTAAATAAGAACTTGACCATACCATCCTACCAGCGGCCTTATAGCTGGGAGGATGAACAGGTAACGCAACTTGTGGAAGACCTGATCGAGGCGTGGAAAGAAGAGAAAAAAATCTACCTTGTCGGTAACCTGATATTGCAAAAAAGCGAAAAAGAAAGCCCGAAGGAGGAGTCTTTGGAGATTGTGGATGGTCAGCAGCGTATCACGACATTTGCTCTGATAGAGTACGCCTTGACTGGAGAATTCAAAGCAAAATTCTTGACCCAAAGCCATTTTACGCCTCTCTCCACGGAAAAGATCAGACGCAACCACCATCTAATAAAAAACCGTTTGGAGAAATCGGATGTCAGCAAAAAAAAGTTCCAGGAGTTTTTTAAAAATAGAGTCTGTGTGACATGCACCTATGCCGATACTTTGGATGAAGCGTTTTTCTATTTCGATTCCCAAAATACACGAGGAAAACCTCTGGCGCGCAAGGATCTTCTGAAAGTGCATCATCTAAGAACCATGATGGATGAAAACGAAGAAGAAACGATAAAGGGCATTGTGAAAAATTGGGAACACGATGAGAAGGTAGAAGATCCAAAAGAGGTCAAGTATCTTGGCGATGATTTTTTGGAGTTTTTGTTCGAACAGTTGCTGGCTTTGGCGAGAAGATCGGTTCGTGGAGAGCTTGTAGAGGAGGATCTTACGTGGATGGATGTCTATCGAGAGTTTCGTTCAGAAGGGGGAGGTGACTTGCTCAATAATTACAACCAACCTCCACTGTTCGAACGCTATGAATACGATGTGCAAAGGGATGTCGTGAGCTACATGCCAAAAATCGCGCCCTTTGCAGGGCCGTACATGCTCAATGAGGGAAGAAAGTATCTTCCTTTCGAGGTCACACAGTCTATTCGTGGAGGGTTGTATTTTTTCCTGTATGCGTTCAAGTACTCCAAACAGTTGAAAAAACTAAGGGATGATCCTTGGTTTCGCTTGCTTGATGACGTGCCGGGAGCGGGAAATCATTACTTGCGAAAGGTTTACCGTGCTTCTTTGCTCTATTTTTACGATAAGTTCGGAAAAAGAGATTTTCAGGAATTTGCTGCTTTGTTCTTTTTGACATTGTCCTATTATCGTTTCAACAAAGGGAAACTTTACAAGCAAGGGGTGGTCAAATTCGAGTGGAACGATATGGATGGAGGAGAGGAGACAAAGCAGTGGGACCCTTTTAAAGTCATTTCGTTGAAATATGCGTCTGAACATGTCGTAGGCGATTTGAGAAACTATCTTATTTTTTATTGCGACCCGAAAAAATGGAAAAAAGATTCGGACTCCAAAACAAAGAACGACTTTTACGATGCATCGTCGAGGGAATCGATTGATGGGGCATTTTTGAAACAGATGGAACGCGAGATTTGGGGGGTATGA